From Candidatus Binataceae bacterium, a single genomic window includes:
- a CDS encoding amidohydrolase family protein, translated as MSTKPASESALRARLKHPVIDSDGHWVEFGPDLMDYLKEVGGARAADGFKNRPYEGWHLTVPLKERRERRLDQPVWWGLPTKNTLDRATAMLPKLLYERMGELGMDFAVLYPTAALRIPFIADEETRKATCRAFNRYSAEHFREYSDRLTPVAMIPMHTPAEAIVELEYAVKTLGLKVAMMPSLLRRPIRAAARPGGEPNPYAQWLDVLALDSDYDYDPVWAKCLELGIAPTFHTVSKGVGTRISPSNAVFNHIGHFGAAGEAVCKALFLGGVTRRFPKLKVAFLEGGAAWACGLYSDLIGHWKKRNPKALGDIDPANLNRELLAQLFQRYGGAALAAQLTRWRPEGEAYSPRTADPGASLDDFEPCAIERAEQIRDLFVPNFYFGCEADDPGNAYAFNTRANPYRARLNAIFGSDIGHFDVPDMTDVLTEAWELVDEELISEADFRDFVFANPVRLWAGTNPDFFKGTAVEREARALLAEG; from the coding sequence ATGTCCACTAAGCCAGCTTCCGAATCCGCCCTGCGGGCCCGTCTGAAGCATCCGGTGATCGACTCCGACGGCCACTGGGTCGAGTTCGGGCCGGACCTGATGGACTATCTCAAGGAGGTTGGAGGAGCGCGCGCCGCCGACGGCTTCAAGAACCGCCCCTACGAGGGATGGCATCTGACGGTCCCGCTCAAGGAGCGGCGCGAGCGCCGGCTCGATCAGCCGGTCTGGTGGGGCCTGCCGACCAAAAACACGCTCGACCGCGCGACCGCGATGCTCCCGAAGCTGCTCTACGAACGAATGGGCGAGCTGGGGATGGACTTCGCGGTGCTCTATCCGACCGCCGCGCTGCGCATCCCGTTCATCGCCGACGAGGAGACGCGCAAGGCGACCTGTCGCGCGTTCAACCGCTACTCGGCCGAGCACTTCCGTGAGTATAGCGACCGCCTGACGCCGGTCGCGATGATTCCGATGCACACGCCGGCGGAGGCGATCGTCGAATTGGAGTACGCGGTCAAGACGCTGGGGCTCAAGGTCGCGATGATGCCGAGCCTGCTCCGCCGTCCGATTCGCGCCGCGGCCAGACCCGGCGGCGAGCCCAATCCCTACGCGCAGTGGCTCGACGTGCTCGCGCTCGACAGCGACTACGACTATGACCCGGTTTGGGCGAAATGCCTCGAGCTTGGCATCGCGCCGACCTTTCATACGGTATCCAAGGGCGTCGGCACACGCATCTCGCCCTCGAATGCGGTTTTCAACCATATCGGACACTTCGGCGCGGCCGGCGAGGCGGTCTGCAAGGCGCTTTTCCTGGGCGGCGTGACGCGGCGCTTTCCGAAGCTTAAGGTCGCCTTTCTCGAGGGCGGCGCCGCATGGGCCTGCGGGCTCTACAGCGACCTCATCGGCCATTGGAAAAAACGCAATCCCAAGGCGCTCGGGGACATCGACCCCGCCAATCTCAATCGCGAGTTGCTGGCGCAATTGTTTCAGCGCTACGGGGGCGCGGCGCTGGCCGCGCAGCTTACGCGCTGGAGACCCGAGGGCGAGGCGTACTCGCCGCGGACCGCCGACCCCGGCGCATCGCTCGACGACTTCGAGCCATGCGCGATCGAGCGCGCGGAGCAGATCCGCGATCTCTTCGTCCCCAATTTCTACTTCGGCTGCGAAGCCGACGATCCGGGCAACGCTTACGCCTTCAACACGCGGGCGAATCCGTACCGCGCGCGGCTCAACGCGATCTTCGGCTCCGACATCGGCCATTTCGACGTTCCCGACATGACCGACGTGCTGACCGAGGCGTGGGAGCTGGTGGACGAGGAGCTTATCAGCGAGGCCGACTTCCGCGACTTCGTGTTCGCCAATCCGGTCCGGTTGTGGGCGGGCACTAACCCGGATTTCTTCAAGGGCACGGCGGTAGAGCGGGAAGCGCGCGCGCTGCTGGCCGAGGGCTGA